In the Azospirillum humicireducens genome, GATGCGGCGATTGCGCGGGCTGTTTGGCTGATCGGCGACCAGAGGGTCGCGGTCGGCCTTGCCGACGACATCCTGGATTCGCACCGGATCGATGCCACCGGCCAGCAGGGCGCGGCGGGTGGCGTTCGCCCGCTCCGTCGACAGGTCCCAGTTGTCGCGGCCCGAACCGGCCGGGAAGGGGGTGGAGTCGGTGTGGCCGCTGATCGACAGCTTGTTGGGCAGCTTGGACAGGGCCTTGGCCACCTGCTGCACCAATTGGCGGGTTTGCGGATACATCTGGCCGGAACCGCCGGGGAACATCGACACGCGGTCCTGGTCCACGATCTGGATGCGCAGGCCCTCCGGCGTCTGGTCGATCATCAGGTTCTGGGCCAGCGGCTCCAATTCCGGCACCGACTGGATGGCCTGCCGGATCTCGGTCGCGGCCTGCTGGAACTGGCGGGCCTCCTTGGCCGCACCCTGCAGGCTCTCCATCGCCTCCTTCACCCGCTCGCCGAAGTCGGACAGCTTCTCGCCGGGCTTCTGGCCGGGAATGCCCAGCTGTTTGGCGAGCTCCTCCATCCGCTTCTGGAACTCGGCGCGGGTCTCGTTCGGCTTCTGGTCGGCGACATCCGCATTCGCCGCGGCGCCATTGGCCGCAGCCTCCGTGCCGGACTGACCGGGACCGGTGCCCTGGCCGGGGCCGGTGGCGGACTCGGTCGGGTCGTCGGCGTCGTCGGTCTGCTGAGAGGAATAGCCGGGGGGGCCCGAAACCGGCACGTCGGCCGACATGGGCGAACTGGGGGAGATCTGTGCGCCCGGCACCGTGATGGTCTTGCCGCCCAGCATGCCGCCGGATCCCGATTGTTCCCGGCTGACCGAAACGGGCGAGAAATAATCGGCGATGCCCTTGCGCTGGTCCGATGTGGTGACGTTCAGCAGCCACAGCAGCAGGAAGAAGGCCATCATCGCGGTCACGAAGTCGGCATAGGCGACCTTCCACGCGCCGCCATGATGGCCGCCGTGCCCGCCCTTCTTCTTCTTGATGATGATCGGCCGTTCGTTGCCGCCGGAATTCGCGCTCATGCCCTGGCCGTGGCGAATGGTTCGCGGCCCGAAGGCCGATCTTCGCACGCGGCCCCCCGACGGAAGCCACGGTGGAATCGGCGGCCGTCCGCCGCGGCTGAACCCTGACGGGGTTTCATTAAGATCCGTTTAACGACGTTGCCGGGGGCGGCGGCGTGGCCGAGATGCGGCTTGCACGGGGTGGCGTGCTGGATTAATTCCCGGTATTTCCTACTTTGAGTGTCATCTTCGGCGGCTCCAAGGCCGTCGACGGTTGCCCTGCCCTGTCAGTCCCCTCCACCTTGGCCCGCATCACAGGACGTCATGACCACCGAACAGCCGATCGATCCGCTTGCGTTCCGTTCCGCCCTCGGCTGCTTCGCCACCGGGATCGCCGTCATCACGACCATCGCTCCCGACGGGCTGCCGCTGGGGGTCACGGTGAATTCCTTCTCGTCGGTGTCGCTCGATCCGCCGCTCGTGCAGTTCTGCCTGGGGCGTGCGGCGATGTCCTTCGAAGCCTTCAACATCGCACCGCATTTCGCGGTGAACATCCTGGCTGCCGACCAGGAGGACCTGTCCAACCGCTTCTCCCGCCGCGACCTGCAGGAGCGTTGGGCCGGCCTGGAGACCACCACCGGCCGCGGCGGCGTGCGCCTGCTGACCGGCTGCCTCGCGACTCTGGAATGCGACCGCGAGCATCTGCTGGACGGCGGCGACCATGTCATCGTGCTGGGCCGCGTGCGCAAGCTGGCCTCGCGCGAGGACGGCGCCCCGCTGCTGTATTTCCGCGGGCGTTACGCCCATCTGGGGTGACCTGGCGATGTCCTATCCGGCCGCGCGGTGAAGGTCGCGGCCGGTCAGGTGGATGTTGGCATCGGGATCGAGCGCGCGCGCCAGGATGCGCTGTTCGGTTGCCCGCTCGAACAGGGGGCGGTTCATGCAGACCTGCTGGACCGCCTCCTCCGGCTTCGGAGTGTGGCCGACGATGCCCTGCAGGGTACGGCGGGTGACGAAGACACGGCCCAGATACTCCCCGACCTGCACCGGGAACTCCACGGCGTCGGCCTCCTCGTTCCAGAAGGGCTCGTCGGGAAACAGGAAAATGGGCATCGGGTCCTCGGCAGGCAGAAATCACTTCAGGACGTAGGTGATATCATAGCCGCTGCGTTTGAAGCGCGTCTTCATCAGCGTCCCGTCCGCCGCGAACCACAGGTCGCGTTCGACATCGCCTTCGATGCGGTGATGGGCGGCCTCCACGGCCTTGCCGCCGGCCTCCACTCTCTCCGCCCCGACCTTGCGCGCCGCGACCTTGTAGGGCGCGCCGTCGATGACCGACAGAAGCTGCGTGTGCTTCAGCACCTGCGGAGTCCAGAGGGTCAGCGGAAGGGTGCCGGACGGTGCCTGCTGGGTCTTGCCGTCCACCGTCAGGCGATAACCGCCGGCATCGCGCGCCATCTCGATCTTGTGCGGCGTACCGTCGTCGTCGGTCGTGGCGGTCATCGAGTCGAGAATACCGCCCTTCCACAGCTCCTCACGCTTGTGGTCGTAGCGGAAGTTGATGAACAGCACCTTCACCCGCGTGGTGGCGGTGACGGTGACCTTGGTGCGGTCACCCTGCGGTTCGATCTTCACCTGCTCGCTGCCGATGGGATCCTCGCCCATCAGGATCTGATAGGTCAGCGTCCGAGCTGTTCCCTGGGCAGCGGCGGTGCCCGTCAGGCCGGTCAGCAGCGAGGCCGCCACGAGGGCAGCGGCCAGGGTGGCGCATTGGGTGCGCATCGTCGTCATGTGCGTTTCCTCCCGGTTGGGTGCGGTTGGCGGCTCTTGCGGCCGCTCAGTCGTCCAGCAGTTGCGCCAGCTTCATGGCAACGCCCATCGATCCCTCGACCTTCAGCTTGCCCATCGTGAAGGCCAGCATCGGGTTCAGCTTGCCATTGATCAGCTTCTGCAGGTTTTCCGGCGATATGCGGATGGTGCAGTCGGCCTCGGAATCCTCGCGGCTGATGCTGATCGGATTGGCACGGCCATCGACCCGGATCACCTCGCCCTCCTTGCCCAGCAGGAAACGGACCGAGGCGTTGAGCGAGCGCAGATCGCCGCTGCGGCTGCGCAGTTCCTGCACAATGTCGTCGACCATGAAAGCATGCCCTCAGGATTGTTCGTAGGACCGCCCTTGACAGTAGGCCCGCATTACGTTTACGTCAACGTCATAACGAAAGCGTTTCAGACACCCACCGCCCAACGGGCCGTTCGGCCCGAATGTCGGCCGCCAGGTGATCCGGAACGCGCCACCGCCAAGGGGAGCGAAACATGTCCGAGCCGCTTGCGCAGAGCGCCCACCCGACTGCCGCCGCCGCAAATGACGCCGCAAACGACACCGCCCGGCCCTGGTTGGCGCATTACCCCGAGGGGATCGCCTGGGACCAGGATTTTGCGCCGATGCCGCTGCACATGCTGTTCGAGGAGGCGGCGGGACGTTACGCCGGCCGCCCATGCCTCGATTTCCTGGGCCGCCGCTACACTTATGCCGAGGTGCTGGATCTGGTGAACCGCGCCGCCCGCGGATTCCAGGATCTTGGCGTCGGGCCGGGGGTGAGGGTGGGCTTGTGCCTGCCCAATTGCCCGACCTACGTCATCTCCTACTTCGCGGTGCTGAAGGCCGGCGGGACCGTCGTCAACTACAACCCGCTCTATGTCGAGCGGGAGCTCGAGTACCAGATAACCGACTCGCAGACCGAGATCATGGTGACGCTGGACCTCAAGCAGATCTATCCGCGCGTCGCGGCGATGCTGGACCGGACGCCGCTGAAGCGGATCATCGTCTGCCGGATGGCAAGCATCCTGCCTGCGGTCAAGAAGGCGCTGTTCAGCGTACTCAAGCGCGGGGAACTGGCCGCGGTGCCGCGCGACGGCCGCCATCTCGATTTCGCCAGCCTGCTGGTCAACGACGGCACGCTGCGCCCGGTGCGCATCGACGGGCTGCGCGACATCGCCGTGCTGCAATACACCGGCGGCACCACCGGCGTGCCCAAGGGCGCGATGCTGACCCACCACAATCTTCTGTCCAACGCCCGGCAGGTGCAGGCCTGGTTCCCCACCGTGGCGTTGGGCC is a window encoding:
- a CDS encoding flagellar motor protein MotB; the encoded protein is MSANSGGNERPIIIKKKKGGHGGHHGGAWKVAYADFVTAMMAFFLLLWLLNVTTSDQRKGIADYFSPVSVSREQSGSGGMLGGKTITVPGAQISPSSPMSADVPVSGPPGYSSQQTDDADDPTESATGPGQGTGPGQSGTEAAANGAAANADVADQKPNETRAEFQKRMEELAKQLGIPGQKPGEKLSDFGERVKEAMESLQGAAKEARQFQQAATEIRQAIQSVPELEPLAQNLMIDQTPEGLRIQIVDQDRVSMFPGGSGQMYPQTRQLVQQVAKALSKLPNKLSISGHTDSTPFPAGSGRDNWDLSTERANATRRALLAGGIDPVRIQDVVGKADRDPLVADQPNSPRNRRITMVLLRETQAAPAAGGQSGNAAAPNAAAGATKAR
- a CDS encoding flavin reductase family protein, translating into MTTEQPIDPLAFRSALGCFATGIAVITTIAPDGLPLGVTVNSFSSVSLDPPLVQFCLGRAAMSFEAFNIAPHFAVNILAADQEDLSNRFSRRDLQERWAGLETTTGRGGVRLLTGCLATLECDREHLLDGGDHVIVLGRVRKLASREDGAPLLYFRGRYAHLG
- a CDS encoding DUF1488 domain-containing protein — its product is MPIFLFPDEPFWNEEADAVEFPVQVGEYLGRVFVTRRTLQGIVGHTPKPEEAVQQVCMNRPLFERATEQRILARALDPDANIHLTGRDLHRAAG
- a CDS encoding DUF6134 family protein, with translation MTTMRTQCATLAAALVAASLLTGLTGTAAAQGTARTLTYQILMGEDPIGSEQVKIEPQGDRTKVTVTATTRVKVLFINFRYDHKREELWKGGILDSMTATTDDDGTPHKIEMARDAGGYRLTVDGKTQQAPSGTLPLTLWTPQVLKHTQLLSVIDGAPYKVAARKVGAERVEAGGKAVEAAHHRIEGDVERDLWFAADGTLMKTRFKRSGYDITYVLK
- a CDS encoding SCP2 sterol-binding domain-containing protein, giving the protein MVDDIVQELRSRSGDLRSLNASVRFLLGKEGEVIRVDGRANPISISREDSEADCTIRISPENLQKLINGKLNPMLAFTMGKLKVEGSMGVAMKLAQLLDD